From Pseudomonas sp. LS1212, the proteins below share one genomic window:
- a CDS encoding cytochrome b gives MQLHNSTSRYGLVSIALHWGIALVVFGLFALGLWMVGLDYYSPWRKDAPDLHKSIGLTLFALMLLRLLWRCVSPPPPSPANHGPVTRLGARFGHGLLYLGLFAVMISGYLISTADGVGIPVFGLFEVPALISSIPDQADVAGVIHFYVAWALVIFAGIHALAALKHHFIDRDATLARMLGRKA, from the coding sequence ATGCAACTGCATAACTCTACCTCTCGATATGGCCTGGTCAGCATTGCGCTGCACTGGGGCATCGCCCTTGTAGTGTTCGGCCTGTTCGCTCTGGGCCTGTGGATGGTCGGTCTCGACTACTACAGCCCGTGGCGCAAGGACGCTCCGGACCTGCACAAAAGCATCGGCCTGACGCTTTTTGCACTGATGTTGCTACGCCTGTTGTGGCGTTGCGTCAGTCCCCCGCCGCCTTCCCCGGCCAACCATGGCCCCGTGACGCGTCTGGGGGCCAGGTTCGGTCATGGGCTGCTGTATCTCGGCCTTTTCGCCGTGATGATTTCCGGTTACCTGATTTCGACCGCCGATGGCGTTGGTATTCCGGTATTCGGACTGTTCGAAGTGCCGGCGTTGATCAGCAGCATTCCTGATCAGGCCGATGTGGCGGGTGTCATCCATTTCTACGTGGCCTGGGCACTGGTGATTTTTGCCGGTATCCATGCATTGGCTGCCTTGAAACATCACTTCATTGACCGTGACGCGACCCTTGCGCGAATGCTGGGGCGCAAAGCCTGA
- a CDS encoding chemotaxis protein CheW, translating into MLDHLSGATRSSLTGLLLPLADRCLLLPNVAVAELIGYQAATAGPSEHAWCLGWISWRNQQVPLISFEATCTGQAVIGERARIVVLNALGGSPLRFIALLLQGIPRSCKLDSQLNYVDVPLQPLERAAVQVGEQVARVPDLVALEQLLVEAGLA; encoded by the coding sequence ATGCTTGATCATCTGTCGGGGGCAACGCGCAGCAGTTTGACCGGGTTGCTGTTGCCACTTGCCGACCGCTGTCTGCTGTTGCCGAACGTTGCCGTCGCCGAGCTGATCGGCTACCAGGCCGCCACGGCGGGGCCGTCCGAACACGCCTGGTGTCTTGGATGGATCAGCTGGCGCAACCAGCAGGTGCCCCTGATCAGCTTCGAGGCAACCTGTACGGGGCAGGCGGTGATCGGCGAGCGGGCGCGCATCGTCGTGCTCAACGCCTTGGGCGGGAGCCCGCTGCGCTTCATCGCCTTGTTGCTCCAGGGTATTCCTCGCTCGTGCAAGCTCGATAGCCAATTGAACTATGTAGATGTGCCGCTGCAACCGCTGGAGCGGGCAGCCGTGCAAGTCGGCGAGCAGGTGGCCAGGGTGCCGGATCTGGTTGCCCTGGAGCAGTTGCTGGTGGAAGCGGGGCTGGCTTGA
- a CDS encoding 16S rRNA (uracil(1498)-N(3))-methyltransferase — protein sequence MRLSRFFIDAHLSLGEQELPEAQAHYIGRVLRMAEGDAVQLFDGSGQEYRGQLLEVGKKRVRVQLSEQFAGQVESPLHIHLGQGLSRGERMDWAIQKATELGVNEITPIVSERCEVRLKDERADKRLAHWRQIAISACEQCGRSKVPVIHAPLILSDWLKQSDAELKLVLHPVAEPLVSHAKPASLAFLIGPEGGLTDNEVDQAKAAGFHAARLGPRVLRTETAPVVALAVAQQLWGDF from the coding sequence ATGAGATTGTCCCGCTTTTTCATCGATGCCCACCTGAGCCTGGGTGAACAGGAACTGCCCGAAGCCCAGGCCCACTATATCGGCCGGGTGTTGCGCATGGCCGAAGGCGATGCCGTGCAATTGTTCGACGGCAGCGGCCAGGAATACCGAGGCCAATTGCTGGAGGTCGGCAAGAAACGTGTGCGGGTTCAGCTCAGTGAGCAATTCGCGGGTCAGGTTGAATCGCCCTTGCACATTCATCTCGGCCAGGGCCTGTCCCGTGGCGAGCGGATGGACTGGGCGATTCAGAAGGCCACGGAGCTGGGTGTCAATGAAATCACCCCGATCGTCAGCGAACGCTGCGAGGTTCGCCTCAAGGACGAGCGCGCAGACAAACGCCTGGCCCACTGGCGGCAGATTGCGATCAGCGCCTGCGAACAGTGTGGTCGCTCAAAAGTACCGGTGATCCATGCCCCCTTGATCCTGAGCGACTGGCTCAAGCAGAGCGATGCCGAGCTGAAACTGGTTCTGCACCCAGTGGCCGAGCCGCTGGTCAGCCATGCGAAACCCGCGAGCCTGGCTTTTTTGATCGGCCCCGAAGGTGGCTTGACCGATAACGAAGTGGACCAGGCCAAGGCGGCCGGATTCCACGCCGCTCGCCTGGGCCCGCGCGTATTGCGCACCGAAACCGCTCCGGTGGTCGCGCTGGCGGTTGCCCAGCAACTCTGGGGGGATTTCTAA
- a CDS encoding hemolysin III family protein: MYHGERFNAWTHLVGAVLAFIGVVWLLVAVSLQGDPWKIVSMAIYGVTLLVLYSISTVYHSLQGRAKVIMRKLDHLSIYLLIAGSYTPFCLVTLRGPWGWSLFGVVWGLALIGMLQEIKPRSEARVLSIIIYALMGWIVLVAVKPLLAALGLAGFTWLAAGGVFYTVGIIFFAYDSRFRHWHGIWHLFVIAGSLLHFVAIFFYVL; encoded by the coding sequence ATGTACCACGGCGAGCGTTTCAACGCCTGGACCCACCTGGTGGGTGCCGTGCTGGCTTTTATCGGGGTTGTCTGGCTGCTGGTGGCGGTGAGCCTGCAAGGGGATCCATGGAAGATCGTCAGCATGGCGATCTATGGCGTTACCTTGCTGGTGCTCTACAGCATTTCCACGGTCTATCACAGCTTGCAGGGGCGAGCGAAGGTGATCATGCGCAAGCTCGATCATCTGTCGATCTATTTGTTGATTGCCGGTAGTTACACGCCGTTCTGCCTGGTCACGCTCCGTGGCCCCTGGGGCTGGAGTTTGTTCGGGGTGGTTTGGGGATTGGCGTTGATCGGCATGCTTCAGGAAATCAAGCCGCGCTCTGAAGCGCGGGTGTTGTCGATCATCATCTATGCGCTGATGGGCTGGATCGTATTGGTTGCGGTCAAGCCGCTGCTGGCCGCCCTTGGCCTGGCAGGGTTCACCTGGTTGGCCGCGGGCGGGGTGTTCTACACCGTCGGTATTATCTTTTTTGCCTATGACAGCCGTTTCCGGCATTGGCATGGCATTTGGCACTTGTTTGTCATCGCCGGGAGCCTGCTGCACTTCGTGGCGATTTTTTTTTACGTGCTTTAG
- a CDS encoding flavin monoamine oxidase family protein, which translates to MSAGWLRACALVMIGLFSVAALGKDQQPTAIVVGGGLSGLTAAYELQNKGWQVTLLEARTSLGGRSGLATSEWIGNSKAQPILNKYLDTFKLTTLPAPEFVRVHSYLIDGEHFTAADLATRQPATAEALKRYEQTLDDLARSISDPENPAANSTLFALDQINVSTWLEKLQLPKTARQLINQQIRTRYDEPSRLSLLYFAQQTRVYRGISDRDLRAARLPGGSPVLAQAFVKQLKTIKTSSPVSAITQDKDGVTVKVGAVAYQADYVVLAVPLRALNKIQLTPALDTLHLNAIKGTNYGWRDQVMLKFKTPVWESKARLSGEIYSNTGLGMLWIEPALKGGANVVINLSGDNARLLQAFGDKQMVDQVLIRLHAFYPQARGAFTGYEIRRYSTDPTTGGAYLAFGPGQISKYWRLWERPVQRVVFAGEHTDALYPGTLEGALRSGQRAAGQVQDLAAGKSSDLAKVAPAAAAAAAVGAKESKGGFFSSLFGGSDKPASKPVEKAVEATPQPTVPPAAVAPTPVAAPVAPQARIEPVKAAPIKKAPVKAQPVKKPDAKTAAAKKTTVPVKKAPAKAETAKKTATKPASVADAKT; encoded by the coding sequence ATGTCTGCTGGTTGGCTGCGCGCCTGTGCGCTGGTGATGATAGGGCTGTTCAGCGTTGCGGCGCTGGGCAAGGACCAACAACCGACGGCAATCGTTGTCGGTGGTGGTTTGTCGGGACTGACGGCGGCCTACGAGCTGCAGAACAAAGGCTGGCAAGTGACGCTGCTTGAAGCCAGGACGAGCCTGGGTGGGCGCTCGGGGCTGGCCACCAGCGAATGGATCGGCAACAGCAAGGCCCAACCGATCCTCAACAAGTACCTGGACACGTTCAAGCTGACGACCCTGCCGGCGCCGGAATTTGTCCGGGTTCACAGTTATCTGATCGATGGTGAACATTTCACTGCCGCAGATCTGGCAACCAGGCAGCCGGCTACCGCCGAAGCACTCAAACGCTACGAACAGACGCTGGACGACCTGGCCCGCTCCATCAGCGACCCGGAGAATCCGGCAGCCAACAGCACCCTGTTCGCCCTTGACCAGATCAACGTGTCGACCTGGCTGGAGAAGCTGCAGTTGCCGAAAACGGCACGCCAGCTGATCAACCAGCAGATTCGTACTCGCTATGATGAACCTTCGCGCCTGTCGCTGCTGTACTTTGCACAGCAGACCCGAGTCTACCGTGGTATCAGCGACCGAGACCTGCGTGCGGCGCGATTGCCTGGCGGTAGTCCGGTGCTGGCCCAGGCCTTCGTCAAGCAGTTGAAAACCATCAAGACCAGCTCGCCGGTCTCGGCGATTACCCAGGACAAGGACGGTGTAACCGTGAAGGTCGGCGCGGTCGCCTATCAGGCCGACTACGTCGTGCTGGCGGTGCCGCTGCGTGCCTTGAACAAGATTCAACTGACACCGGCTCTGGACACGCTGCACCTCAATGCAATCAAAGGCACCAACTACGGCTGGCGCGATCAAGTGATGCTCAAGTTCAAGACGCCGGTCTGGGAAAGCAAGGCGCGCCTGTCCGGCGAGATCTACAGCAACACCGGTCTGGGCATGCTCTGGATCGAGCCGGCCCTCAAGGGCGGGGCCAATGTGGTGATCAACCTGTCCGGCGATAACGCCCGTCTGTTGCAGGCCTTTGGCGACAAGCAGATGGTTGACCAGGTGCTGATCCGCCTGCACGCCTTTTACCCGCAGGCGCGGGGTGCCTTCACCGGCTATGAGATCCGCCGGTACAGCACCGACCCGACTACCGGTGGCGCCTATCTGGCCTTCGGTCCTGGCCAGATCAGCAAATACTGGCGTCTGTGGGAGCGCCCGGTGCAACGGGTAGTCTTCGCCGGTGAGCATACCGACGCGCTGTACCCGGGTACGCTGGAAGGCGCGCTGCGCAGTGGTCAACGGGCGGCTGGTCAGGTCCAGGACCTGGCCGCAGGCAAATCCTCTGATCTGGCCAAGGTTGCGCCAGCTGCTGCTGCCGCAGCTGCGGTCGGGGCCAAGGAAAGCAAGGGGGGGTTCTTCTCCAGCCTGTTCGGCGGCTCGGACAAACCTGCCAGCAAACCGGTCGAGAAAGCCGTAGAAGCAACGCCACAACCGACTGTGCCACCAGCGGCCGTGGCACCGACACCGGTGGCTGCACCCGTTGCACCGCAGGCCAGAATTGAGCCGGTAAAGGCGGCGCCGATCAAAAAGGCGCCGGTAAAAGCCCAGCCCGTTAAAAAGCCGGACGCAAAAACCGCAGCGGCGAAGAAAACCACCGTGCCAGTGAAGAAAGCACCGGCCAAGGCTGAAACAGCCAAAAAGACGGCAACCAAGCCTGCGTCAGTAGCTGACGCCAAGACTTGA
- a CDS encoding adenosylmethionine--8-amino-7-oxononanoate transaminase, with product MGLNNQWMQRDLAVLWHPCTQMKDHEQLPLIPIKRGEGVWLEDFEGKRYLDAVSSWWVNVFGHANPRINQRIKDQVDQLEHVILAGFSHQPVIELSERLVKLTPEGLTRCFYADNGSSCIEVALKMSFHYWVNRGQPDKKRFVTLTNSYHGETIAAMSVGDVPLFTETYKALLLDTIKVPSPDCYLRPEGMGWEEHSRNMFVAMEQTLADHHASIAAVIVEPLIQGAGGMRMYHPVYLKLLREACDRYGVHLIHDEIAVGFGRTGTMFACEQAGIRPDFLCLSKALTGGYLPLAACLTTDEVYSAFYDDYPTLRAFLHSHSYTGNPLACAAALATLDIFEQDNVIENNKALAQRMASATAHLADHPNVAEIRQTGMVLAIEMVQDKASKTAYPWQERRGLKVFQHALERGALLRPLGSVVYFLPPYVITPEQIDFLAEVASEGIDIATRSDLSVAVNAQFHPGFRDPG from the coding sequence ATGGGCCTCAATAACCAGTGGATGCAACGCGACCTCGCGGTCCTGTGGCACCCCTGCACCCAGATGAAAGACCACGAACAACTGCCGCTGATCCCCATCAAGCGCGGCGAAGGCGTCTGGCTCGAAGACTTCGAGGGCAAGCGCTACCTCGATGCCGTCAGCTCCTGGTGGGTCAATGTGTTCGGCCATGCCAACCCGCGCATCAACCAGCGGATCAAGGATCAGGTCGATCAACTCGAGCATGTCATCCTGGCCGGTTTCAGCCATCAACCGGTGATCGAACTGTCCGAACGCCTGGTGAAGTTGACGCCCGAAGGGCTGACCCGGTGCTTCTACGCCGATAACGGCTCATCGTGCATTGAAGTCGCGCTGAAAATGAGCTTTCACTATTGGGTCAACCGCGGCCAGCCGGACAAGAAGCGCTTCGTCACCCTGACCAACAGCTACCACGGCGAAACCATCGCCGCGATGTCGGTGGGTGACGTGCCCTTGTTCACCGAAACCTACAAGGCGCTGCTGCTCGATACCATCAAGGTACCCAGCCCCGATTGTTACCTGCGCCCCGAGGGCATGGGCTGGGAAGAGCACTCGCGGAACATGTTCGTGGCCATGGAGCAGACCCTGGCCGACCATCACGCCAGTATCGCCGCGGTGATCGTCGAACCCCTTATCCAGGGTGCCGGTGGCATGCGCATGTACCACCCGGTTTACCTCAAGCTGCTGCGCGAGGCCTGCGACCGGTATGGCGTGCACCTGATCCACGACGAAATCGCGGTAGGCTTTGGCCGTACCGGCACGATGTTCGCCTGCGAACAGGCCGGTATCCGCCCTGACTTCCTTTGCCTGTCCAAGGCACTCACCGGCGGTTACTTGCCACTGGCGGCCTGCCTGACCACTGACGAGGTTTATAGCGCCTTCTACGACGATTATCCGACCCTGCGCGCCTTCCTGCATTCGCACAGCTATACCGGCAACCCGCTGGCCTGCGCGGCGGCCCTGGCGACCCTGGATATCTTTGAACAAGACAACGTCATCGAAAACAACAAGGCCCTGGCCCAGCGCATGGCCAGCGCCACCGCGCACCTGGCCGACCATCCGAACGTTGCCGAAATTCGTCAGACCGGTATGGTCCTGGCCATCGAGATGGTCCAGGACAAGGCCAGCAAGACCGCCTATCCGTGGCAAGAGCGACGCGGCCTGAAAGTCTTCCAGCACGCGCTGGAGCGCGGCGCCCTGCTTCGCCCCCTGGGCAGCGTGGTGTACTTCCTGCCGCCTTACGTGATTACCCCTGAGCAGATTGATTTCCTCGCCGAAGTCGCCAGCGAAGGCATCGACATCGCCACCCGCTCGGACCTCAGCGTGGCGGTCAATGCCCAGTTCCATCCGGGCTTCCGCGATCCAGGCTAA